Part of the Xiphophorus couchianus chromosome 19, X_couchianus-1.0, whole genome shotgun sequence genome is shown below.
tctgcaaccgaggatcggaccgccagggtcccctcccttggccgccacccatcacacagtgcacccgacccctttggcccctcccacgggtggtgggcccatgggagggggggcccatgtttcctcttcgggctgagcccggccgggctccatgggtaaaagcccggccaccagacgctcgccatcgtgccccccctccaggcctggctccagagtggggccccggtgacccgcgtccgggcgagggaacaccaagtccaaggttttccttcatcattggggtctttaAAGCCTTGTTGTAAGTAATTAATTTCtcagtattgatgaaaaaggagataaattcacttataacataagaaaaatgtcttgttataaatgaaatttaacaaattctaattaaattcaaattcaaaaataatttattgatccccccaaaaaaataaacaagtaggTCTTTATCAACATTAggtaattatttacttaaatcaatcctctatatcttgctaaaaagttatttgtaagttaatttcattttatttcaagtgcactaagatattttcactagaaactagaccaaaattaggTAGTAAGATactgtgtttttacagtgtatgaaTTGAATAAATAGGCTCACATAAccataaaatgactttaaatatgtgaaaatagtGTCAGATTATCATCAAGCAATGTGACAACcaacagatttattaaaatcatcAGATAAAATAACAACTTGGTCACATTTAGCCAACCTTATTCTGCATtgaagcttttgttttaaatataaaaatgctttgagGCGCAACGAAAGCTCCTCGAACAGCAGAGGAACAAAAGGACTCCATTCTGAGCGTTACATCACACACCTGCCTCCACATTATTCAGACGAGTGGGAGCGACCAGCTCCGGCCTCCGCAGCCAGCGAGCTGTGGGAGACCAGAGCTAACTCACTCTGCGGCGTCCTTATGAATCTTAATGCTTCCTCCACACGAACCCTCACctcagctcagctcagctcCTCTGTGGGCGATTTTCTACCAGATTACAGTGGATTGGTTTACATCTCCTCTGATACATAAACACACCGTCATGTGATCCTTACATAATAACTACTCCTCTGAAGCAGAAGCGTACCACTTCTTACTGGAACCTTTAAACAAAACgtgaatattttgttggaccacCTTTAGCTGATTCCTTTCAATCAGCTTCTGCAATGtaacaagatttatttccatcgtCTGCTGCATTAATTTTTCACAAAGATCTTTTGTGATGATGGTGATTTatatcaagacatttttccatgctATAAGTggcactttttatttatatttaagaattattgacttaaaacaagctgcagaaTAAGAAATCTTGCAAGACTATAAGCTACTGcgataaattataatattgttgctttgagactattttcaagtaatacattggtaatgaaataataatacaagaaaacattctcaaagatcaataaactttaaattagggatgcactgatttactttttcacttccaataccAACACCGATAATAAGATTTATTATCGGCCGATAcgatccaatacagaaaaacattgctgaattgacttaaaacactttttttgtaaacacagacataaatgtactgaattacaaatttatctgataactctgcaccaggaCGTCACGCTTAAATCCACCAATAACTTCACAAGCTTGATCAAACTTGTAAAAACAGCTTTCATTTGTTGAGTCAGTGCGATTAGGAGTAAAACagccaatgaaaaacaaataatgaagaaactgaaactgactaaatgaaacatgtaaaataaactgcaacttctttcaaatggttcagaaagtgtaattatgaattttaaacataatgtaaaataaataatgaaggaCTCAGAAAACAACGTATAGAATTAGACTGAGTAGATCTGCCTTTATGGATTAGGCACGTTGTCACTGATACCCGATCTAGAATTTTGATCAATATCGGGACCGatgcagatattaatattggatctCTATGTTAAAtcctaataaacatttaacacatgAACTGGAAGGAacttaaacatgtaaaataaataaacagaaacaaatacaatttgttaaaaacagaaaagaaataaaatgaattataaagtctctgcaaataaatttgttcttAAAAAGGGTTTAATTGAGACCAAAGCGccagagaaaagagagaaatgataaatcatgcaaatggaaattattgatctcattttatttgatcatgtaattaatttatttgttgcgtattgtgacaggcctaatctTGATGAAAGAAATTACCTGTAAGTTACACTTGAAACAAGGctaaactaagatatttgcacaataaactagtcaaaaatacttggtaagatttggtgtttttgcagtgaactgtCATAATTCTTCAATTTGATTTTACCAAAACTCTAGATGATTCCTGAAGACGGTGGTTCCCCAGTTTCAATCAAAGTTTTTCATAACTGGTTGGACAATTCTTAaaagttggttttatttatttatttgaaatgtttttattcataagaTGTCATCTTCCAGAAATAGAAGAACTTTTTAGAGAATTAGTAAATAGAcagtttaatacatttaattttaataattaaactcTGAATTCCTAATCGCATAGTACTTTAGACTGCTGCTAAATGAATCTTAATCTGATAAATATACAGTAATCTATTTCCACTTaaagctgaaattaaatcatttcGTCCTTTAGAAAGATTTTAAACAGATTATTAGGCTGATTTATTTATGGATGTTCTCATAGTTTATCACATTTCATCTCTTTTCACGGATTACTCGCTAACATGAGCAGCTTTAATCCATAATCTGAGCAAACTGGACAGCAGAACTCACCGTTTTCAAGAACCAGACGTTTGTGTTCTCCCTGTCTCCTGGCAGAATGAGGTAAAAGGTCGTCAGCCTCTGCATGGATGTAGCCACAAACTTCAGGAGAAGCAATCCGGCTCAGGTTCTTGATGTCCTGCGATCGGTAGACCAGTAATCTGCCGTCAACTGGGGAATTTGTGAACCTCCAAAGGGGCTGCAAaggacaaaaaaggaaaataaatgaattagaGATGTTCTCActgctaaaagaaaaagtaaatatacCAAATTCTCATCTTGTGTCTTCAAATAAATGTCAACAAATGACTGCAGACTTGAAATAATCAacatatttatctaaaaatgtcatttaaagcTACTAAGACTATAATGCAccacatttataaaatgtaaggCTATTGTTCAGGCTTATTGCCTTAtagactttaaataaatgtatctttaataatctcactgaaaacatatattaaaaaatccaCTGCTTCTGCAGTTAATGTTTGTAACCAATTTTTAGAAATAGCACAAAcctttgtttcttcatttcatttcataagGTTGGACCAGACAGAGAAAAGTCTCAAGACCAACATTAAggtttcaaatgaaaatttttgaattaacaaatattttaaatatttgttttcatgggTGTGACTTGCTATTTTGTTCTACTATTAATCATTTCCTGTAATTTGCTGTAAATTATATGTtgttacttatttttctttatttttttaccatcaaCCTGGCTAGTAGGTTGATGGTGACTACAGatgaaaattaattaataaaagttGAAACATTTCATACCTCTACGTTGTATTCTGCTTCATCCATCAGGATATGAGCAGAAAACTCGTCTCCGTCAATGTGTGCCTGCACATGTGAGTTTTCCTCTCCTGGAAAGCAAATCGTGAATCTGAAATACCTCATGgactattttagttttaaattaactGTCGGGAATTAATCTGGGCAATTCTGCACGCAGGGAAAGTACGTTTTAATTAACAGCATCTCCATCAACTCACCAACAACATGCCCAATGAAATAGTTCTGAAGAGAGACGTTGTATTTCTGCTCCTCCCCGTTTTTATCAACGAACACGGCTTTAAAGTCGTCAGTAAAGAGGTCAGTGTTTGTGGTCAAGTAAAGCTTGAAATTTCTGAagataataatgaaaaagacaaaaaagactGTAGTAAGTTTAGTGTATGGGAGATTAACGATACAGTCTCAAAATACTGTCcttaaaacttaaaaacctgaagagtttttcttttgccattGCCATAGTGAAAGagaaatagaacaaaaataaatatatgaggCCTCAAATGTTTATTCAAATGCACCATGACTTATGTGACATGTTAACTGTTGTTAAGTTTCCCCTCAAATCTACATGACTTCCTTTAGAAACTGACAAAGTTTCTTCAGGTGGAtgaaaagacacaaagaaagtAATCAGAATTTAGTACGGTTTTATATAaaggaaaaaactattttgctttgctttgcaaaacaaattcaGCAGTTGCAAAAATCCCAGGCAGTCAGAATCGGAAAAGGACTGCCACCCACCACTTCCACTAAAACtgtaactttaaaattaaatatttaaaaggacATTTAATAGTGAATAACTATAACTATTCATTATAGTTGATTAAACTATAATGATTTTTGTGCAACTTTGATGGAACAGGCCATTTTctaaaagaacaacacattcagagcagtaattaagccaaaactgcacaaaatattaaaaaaaaacaaaatataaaaattttttgcatttaagataaaaaaagcccacatttgtctgtaaatatgttcaacccAAAACCCCTCAAGTTGCAGATTTACCTTTACATAGTTCaaaacctgatttaaaaaatctcttattAAGCAGctattaatccaaaaaataatcaacagattatAAAATAGTATTGGTTTttgctgcagatgcatcctttgctacaaataatcaagcgTTCACTAAAGTAAtgttgttattgcattttaggcaatataATATTTagtaagtggttaaatgaaaaagctACAGAATGTGCTAATCTTTTTTTATCCGATTGATGTCAGAATAactaattactaaaataacctTTAGCTGCAAACCTAATTCAAACTGAGGGACTTAATTCACCCAGAATTTCTCACTTTTTAAACCATTTACTGCAgctgcatcctttgctacaaataatcaaacgTTTCAGGTACTTTCTACCAGCAGAAATGAGTTTGGGTTTATttagaaatcattttaatgctacTTCATGTGGAATAGCTAGACCCTTAAAAACCAAAGGCACCGATTACAAATAAGAGCGGGACATTTCTGCTGATCTGACAGAGGACAGGTGTTGGTGTGAGGGAGTCCATCCTGTACCTCTGCAGGGCTCTGAAGCTAACCAGGCGCTCCAGGTTGGACTGGGTGTGGACGTCCCTCTTTCTCACAGAGTGCAGCTGGAAGCCTGACACAGACAGCACCTCGTAGTCCGACAGCATGGAGTCCAGAGTTTCTGGAATGTGTTAACAGAAAACAGCTGCTATGAAATAAATAGAGTAGCAGCGAGAGTATCACAGAGCTCCCGGGTCTGACCACAGAAACATTGATTTAATATCTAAAACACATCTCAGAACTCGGCATTAAAGAtagtaaaattatgttttacccGTGTTTGATAACTGACAAACACAGATACCATTAAAATACCATTAAACCCGTGGTTTGAAATTAGCTAACGGTAGCTAAAGCCACTGCTATATTTACCAAACTCCCGCTCATTTTCGTGATTATCCTCCGAGGTAATCCTTGATGTTACTACACCGTTCAcccaaaaacaagcaaaaaagaCTACTAACACAACGTTCATCATATTGAAGCAGCTATGTCACATTTACGAGTCGAAATTGGTTCTGTTTGAGTGTGAGGATAGCAGAGGAGCTATCCGGAAGTGCTCTCAGTGGAAAACATCCGCCCGAAAGAAATGGGATCGCTCGTTCACGGTTCGCCGGACAGTGAAGCGGCGGGAGATCACGCGCAGCGGCAGGGAGGAGTTTGGTCACGGAAATAAGATTGACGATTGAGATTGATGgctaatgaaaactaaaaaagagagagagaataaacTCTTGTATCATGTTATATAATTAGGTTTTctattaaatttcttttttaaactgagcTACTTTGAATAACGTCTAAACAATATCCATATTTATGGAGATACACCTGATATGAACTCAAATCGTCTTTAAATAGTTCTAAAtccaaaataatataaaaaacattcagacacTCATGGATAACGGCTTTTGGATACCTAACACTGAAACATCAACAGCCACTAAAGCAAGTATAGAtatttttctgcctttattttttacaatttttatttttgttttttaaacaaaatacagGAACCtttccttgggctgccaccttatcgtggtggaggggtttgagtccCCCAGTGAttctaggagctatgctgtctggggctttatGCCACTGGTacggtcacccaaggcagacaggtcctaggtgaggggccagacaaagcgcagcccgaagaccctGATGATGAGAAACAACTTTGGACTTCGTGTTCCCTCCCCCAAACgtgggtcaccggggccccactctggagccaggcctggaggggggcacgatggcaagcgcctggtggccgggcttttaccatGGAGCctggccgggctcagcccgaagaggaaacatgggtcccccctcccatgggcccaccacctgtgagaggggccaaaggggtcgggtgcattgtGAGATGGGTGGCGGCCGAGGAAGGGGGCtttggcggtccgatcctcatttgcagaagctggctcttgggacgtgaaatgtcacctctctggtggggaaggagccggagctggtgtgtgaggttgagaggttccggctagaaatagtcggtcttacctcgacgcatggctctggttctggagccagtctccttgagaggggctggacatacttccactctggaatTGCCCACCGTGAGAGGCGTcaggcaggagtgggcatacttgttgctccccatctcggcgccaggtagcctccctccgcctacgggaggggggacgggtcctgactgtcgtttgtgcttacgggccgaacgacagttcagattacccaaccttaggatctcgtctctgctttttgtggatgatgtggttcttttggcttcatcaggccgtgatctgcagctctcgctggatcggttcgcagccgagtgtgaagcggctgggatgaggatcagtgcctccaaatccgaggccatggtcttgagccggaaaagggtagagtagCCTACCTTCTCCAGGTCAgagggggtgtcctgccccaagtggaggagttcaagtatctcgggatcttgctcacgaatgagggaagaagggagcgggagatcgacaggcggattggcgcagtctgccgtcaagcgggcgttgtatcggtccgtcgtggtgaagagagagctgagccaaaaagcgaagctctcgatttaccggtcgatctacgttcccaccctcacctatggtcatgagctttgggtcatgaccgaaagaacgagatcgcggatacaagcggccgaaatgggttttctccgtagggtggctgggctctcccttagagatagggtgagaagctcagtcatccgggagggactcagagtagagccgctgctccttcacgtcgagaggagccagttgaggctcgggcatctggtcaggatgcctcctggacgcctccctggtcccaccaggaggaggaaccggggaagacccaggacacgctggagggactatgtctctcagctggcctgggaacgccttgggattcccccggaggagctggaacaccCCGACCCTGGATAAaacggaagaaaatggatggatggatggatggaaaatacagaaatgatgGCTCCTTCAACCGCCTCTTAAATGTCAGTCTGACTGGATGGTTAGAAAGCTGCAGAGACACCGGAGTCAGGGTTTTGATCCTTTCCCCATTATGATTAATGGAAGAAATGGTTTGAATTTCCCCCCTTATTTCTACTCTGTGGTTCAGCTCTGCAGCCATGAAGCATATTTTTCCAACTCCTTGTTGCCATTGTGACACATCATGACAaccatccaaaaaaaaaaaaaaaaaaaaaaaagaaagagcaaaaatactttcagctgcacagcatcTGAAACCAAATGGTAATATTCgaccaaaaaaaagcaatgtcttaactaaaataaatgaacaagtctacaaaagcttgttttttaatatatatgtatataaaataaaagaattaaaagtgTAGCCCGAATATTCTGTCTCTGCAGTTTATTTAGgacataaaaccaaaatgaattCCATCTTAAAAGTCCTTTAAtgctgcaataaaatatgtaaataaataaaaataaagcagtgatgttttgtgcttttaaataaaagacaaatccTAAATCCAAAAGTATAAATGAAGAACGAACATTGACGTGgcttataaaatgttttattcatgttaaCATAGTGGATGCATCAGGATTCAACAGTTCCATGAGGCGTTCAAGGACTACCAACTGAAttcattagaaaacaaaaaagtggtCCAAatctcaacagaaaaaaaacgaaacaaaacaaaacatggtaCATCACCAAACAGACCAACAAATCTCACTTCTGTAGAgtggctaaaaataaatttgacccATTACAGTGTAAAATTTCAAGAGAAGTGAAGGAATGGCTTCTCTCCACTGACAAACTAATCGGCATCAATAAGTTCACCCTAAACAGACGACAGTGAACGCATCACTGGGATCAGAACTGGCAGGGAGCGAACGTTCAAACCACTGGGCAGTACTTGGCTGTGTTCAAACATCTTCAGCCAGCAAGTGAAAGTGCACCGGCTTTTCcctgaagaataaaaaattacatttagttcAAATTAAACCCAGAGCAAAAGTAACAGTACCACGTAATCTGgtagaaaaactgcaaaacgaTGCAATGAGATGATCAGGTTTCCAACTTTCCAGGGGTCGGGGTCTCGTAAATCAGATTCCTATTTACTTTTTCTACAGCTGAACCTGCACAAGATGGGAAGAAGGCCGAGAGAAAAACTACAGGAATGGAAGGAAGTCTCCAAATCTGATCTGTTGAAAgactttattttggttgtttaagattatttttcagCAATGGAATGTAGCAGTGGAGTGTTATGGAGCATATAATGAGGAAAGTTGATTTAttcataaacttttttttaaaatcatttctgtcGTTTTCCCAACAGTTGGGGCATGCATGCTCTAGTTCTCCGTCTCGCCGGCTTCTCCTTCTCCAGCGTTGCCCTCCTCCGGAGCGTTATCAGATGTCCATAGCTGTGGAGATACAAAGAATATCTGatcaaaaaactaaacagaacagaaagtgtttcatttttgaattttcaaatGCAATCGTGTGTTTTCAGGATTTCAGGGGTTGttgaactgcaaaaacacaaaatcttaccaggtataTTAGGTCTAgtttcttagtacacttgaaatgagaaaattaaCTTATTTGAAATAGGAAAACTaatttataagtaacttttcagcttcataagagcttgtttaaagctaataatttcttaatattgatgtaaaagtacaaattcCACTGGGAAAACAagtaaaattgttaaaattaaacaaatctgccagttgaactattacttaaaaaaaagaaaatcaatattaaggaattattgacttaaaacaagctcatatatttCGCTAAAAAGTTACCTGTTGGTAacaaaagttagttttgttgaaataagTCAAGTTTTGTCTTAGTATGTAGAGGAAATATAactgcagtagaaactagaccaaacatacttggtaagatttggtggtACTGCAGTGTGTTGTTATAGACAACCCACCAAAGGTCTTCCAGTAAACGGTTTTCTAACCAGTGACGACTGACGGATAACAGTGAATTGAAGCACAGGGAAATAAAAAGATGGAAGtgaaactggaagaaaaacttCACATGTGACTTTAATACAAAGCCGATACTGTTGTATGTTACTTATTTAACCAATAAGTCccaaataactgaaaataaattggaatatcattaaaaagttaatgtcagtccattcaaaatgtgaaactccTAATTTAGATTCTCTACTTATTAAAGCGTtatctttattaatttttaaaatgatggcCACAAAATGGTAAttgttaaatacatttctgtatcCAATCATATTGATGGaaggtttagtggaaggaaaaaaaaaatctagcacACAGACATATCCAGGATATAATacaattatattatatataatataattgtATGCCTTGAGTTGAGTATTATTATAATGTTTGGGAAGGCTCATAACCCAAGTTACTTCAGGTGCAGTGTGAAGTTTtcacaatcagaaaaaaaaaaagtttgaaatgtttatttatttattttttcagtggaataatcctcttccgtagggTTATCTTGGGATGTCTCCAAATTAACAGATAAAACACTTGAAACATGCctctctaaaatattattttccatttttactggaattatttattgagatgcacctggTTAAGACACCTGTGTCGGCATATTGGGGTCACTGCACATAGTCAAATTTGGCTTTTCAAAAACGCagaaacttctgtttttttctagaattttttttaaaattaatctcaaaatttctacGTTTCAACTAGCaaatattcaacttttcaaactgagaaatttctgcattttttctagaatttctttttaaaattaatctcaagatttcttcttttctacCAGCAAAAGTTTGACTctccaaactcagaaattttcatgttttttctagaaattgttttgagattaatctcaaaattactAAGTTTCCACAAGCCAATTTcctacttttcaaactcagaaattttcttttctttttctaaaaattctctacaattaatctcagaattactACATTTCCACAAgcaaattttcagcttttcaaactcagaattttccttgttttatctagaaaatgtctgagattaatctctaaatttctatatattttttggccGTTCTAGACACCTCATTGTAATTAAACTGTAGGACAGCAGTTCATTTGAAAGCAGAGCTTACTGTCAGGTTGTCTCTGAGCAGCTGCATGATGAGGGTGCTGTCCTTGTAGGACTCTTCATGAAGCTGGTCCAGCTCTGCAATAGCATCATCAAACGcctgcaaaagaaaagatggTTGTTCAAGAGTTTCCATTTGACGTAGCGGAGAGACGGCGGCGGCGTTCGGGAAGCGTGCCGACCTTCTTGGCCAGCTCGCAGGCCTTATCTGGGGAGTTCAGGATCTCGTAGAAGAAGACGGAGAAGTTGAGGGCCAGTCCCAGGCGGATGGGGTGTGTGGGCTCCATCTCAGTCTTGCTGATGTCAAACGCAGACTGGTACGCTTGCTGTGAGTTTTCAATAGTTtctaaaacaaaccaaaaagatTAAAAGCATTTACTGTTATGTAACtctgtaaataacattttagaagcagattaaaataaaatggattactgaaattaaagaaattttGTGGTCTTACTCGATTTGTTGTCTCCAGAGGCAACTTCTGCCAGGTATCTGT
Proteins encoded:
- the ywhaqb gene encoding tyrosine 3-monooxygenase/tryptophan 5-monooxygenase activation protein, theta polypeptide b isoform X2, whose protein sequence is MDRTDLIQKAKLAEQAERYDDMADCMREVTEMGGELSNEERNLLSVAYKNVVGARRSAWRVMSSIGLKTDGSEKKQQMVKEYREKVEKELEDICNNVLKLLDNYLITNSKNPESKVFYLKMKGDYYRYLAEVASGDNKSKTIENSQQAYQSAFDISKTEMEPTHPIRLGLALNFSVFFYEILNSPDKACELAKKAFDDAIAELDQLHEESYKDSTLIMQLLRDNLTLWTSDNAPEEGNAGEGEAGETEN